Below is a window of Humulus lupulus chromosome 9, drHumLupu1.1, whole genome shotgun sequence DNA.
taatagtatataggattagtcatgctctttctatatgtttctaattagtaaaagtaatattgatacataattttttgtctaatcttctattgcataattgcccttgggtattttgtcatttttagatttttcataagattaacattgtgttttttaagtaaagaactttataactcaaatggacttttgttagaaaagaatatggactttaatgttagattttccaagtaaatgttgggatatgaactatttacttgtgtatttttgtaaatcaagtaaccaagtaactaaacaaacatatggatgattcttgaaacctttccatttctcaaactcttgattacatcttacatttatttaAGTTGTCTCATTTTACCATTCCATTAAAAAGataacaccaaaatctcaaatctctttttatttccatctttttttatttatttcttgttactaattttttgtgtgttattttctactaatcttttgagcttaggttacctccttgaggatcgaccgcccgattatactacaaccaccgcttagtggttgtcacgatttgaGCGTTAAACAAGTGTATAAGTTGTGACAAAAATTATTGATTCCGAGGTTATCAACACTTACAAGAATTCTTTAAATTAAACTCATGATCATGACTTATctcaaagaaataaataaataaaggaataTTTGCAGCAAAAATACACAATGTTTACATAATGTAGTATTTgaatactcttttttttttacgaAAAAGTACCGAAAGTTGCTAAAATGTAACATTTAAATACTTATTTTTTCTGCGGGAAAAATACTCAAAGTTGCTAAAATGTTGCACCTTTACTAccaaatagtaaaaaaaaatacaaatatattttaAGTTATAAACATcattaaaactatataaaaatatACAACAATAACCTAAATTAAATAGttaaaagaaaaatcaataactaaaaaaattattaagatagaaaataaattattaacaaaagttaatataataaaaaatatatttatttactattttcattaaataaaattattgtttaattttagaattaatttatattatttttatatatttatatcattttaatgattttttataacttaaaatacatttgtgtattttttttaattgtttgagtAGTAAATGAACAACATTTTAGCAACTTTCAAAAAATTTGGGTATTTAAATGCAACATTTGATCAACTTTGGGTGTTTTTTTGATCAAAAATAAAGTTTAGGTATTTAAATgctatattatataaatattgaGTATTTTTTGCGCAAATATCCAATAAATAAATATAAGGGTGCTCATCCGATTCGATCCAAAAATTTTACCCCTAACCAATCCAATCTAATTAAATATTGGATGTTAGATATCATCATCCAATCCAATCCGTTTTGACctaaaaaatcaaatcaaatccaATCTAATTGTAATTGAATTGGATATGTTATTTTATATTTGAACCTAAATtgtaatattaaacaaattaacaagtaaaaaaaacatacaaaaaaacTAAACACTATGtagtaataatattaaattaagtttttaCAATTGTCACAAAAATCCTTGAAATATTAACCAGtgaatttttattattaatatatcaAAACTAATAACTAAAGTGTTCGAATAACATAACatgaaaacaacaataataatatctCTAAAGTGATAAAaactatgaaaaaaaaaattaaatatatttataattaatatgaaatatacatataaaaagaatatatatttttttaattagaaTGAATATGTTTCTAATTGAAATTTTATAGTCTCATCTGTCATCTAATCTAACTCAATTAATATTTAACTTTATAAATCTAATATAATCCAATCGAATATCAAATATTTTATAATGGTATTGGTTTagattaataataattaaattgatttagaTCTGAGCCTCCGAATAAATATACAATGAAGATAGATGCGTAATGTCAATTTTGGGACCACAGACCCCTTTTTGCTACTAAGGCCCCCCACCCACACAGTCACGCTCGCACTTGACGTAATCTCATTTTTCAGGTCAATTTTACTTTTCCTCTTTTCCAAAAATGGAGTCTGATGATCAAAACCTTTTCCATTACAGTCTCATCGCTCTCTACCTCATCGGACCACCCACCTTCGTTTCCCTCCACTTCCTCCAAGCTCCCTACGGCAAGCACCGCCGTCCCGGATGGGGTCCAACCATGCCTGCTCCCCTCGCCTGGTTCCTTATGGAGAGTCCCACTCTCTGGCTCACCTTTCTCCTCTTTCCCTTCGGAATTCATAGCTCCGATCCAAAATCTCTCTTGCTAATATCGTTCTTCCTCCTCCACTACTTCAACCGAACCGTATTCTTCCCGCTCCGCCTCCTCCGCCAGAAAAACCCAGGCGATTTTCCCGTCGCGATAGCGGCCACGGCTTTCGGATTCAACCTCTTGAATGCTTACTTGCAGGCCAGATCGGTCTCTCATTACAGCGATTACGACGGAGATGAGTGGTTCTGGTGGCGATTCTTCGCCGGTGCGGTTGTTTTCTTGGCCGGGATGGCGATTAATGTGGCGTCGGACCGGGTTTTGGTTCGGCTGAAGGAGAGCGGCGGAGGGTATAAGGTGCCGAGGGGAGGTTGGTTTGAGAGAGTGAGTTGTCCAAATTACTTCGGCGAGTGCGTTGAGTGGTTGGGCTGGGCCGTTATGACGTGGTCTTGGGCTGGATTGGGCTTTTTTCTATACACGTGTGCTAACTTGATGCCTAGAGCACGTGCGAACCATAAGTGGTATTTGGAGAAGTTTGGGGAAGATTATCCCAAATCTAGAAAAGCTGTTGTACCTTTTCTGTATTAATTATTATGAATTTGAATTGAGCAATTAAATATGGTGAAAAAGATtggatttttgttttttttatatgaacAAGTTAGAAGTTTAAAAGTGTTTTATTTCAAAGGTACAAATTTTTTTTACTGATTCCAGAAAAAATATAAACAATTATTTTGAAGTGTTTAATTTGGATACCAAGattataaaaatgaaaataataataataatatacaaaAGTTATCATCAAAGAATGTGTATTCATTTTTAGTTATAGATATTTGTGTAAAAATTATGTACAATTTGGAAAATGTAGCTGAGGGACCCTTTAATTGGATAAGaagttcatttcttttctttattaATGACAATAAATTATATTTGGTCGTAGATGAAGCTTGTACTTAATTTAGTTGGATATGAGAACACATCTCTTAATAATATTTGCAATGTTGCAAATATTTATAGTTAGGAGTTATTGGCTTATCAACTGATGAACTTTATATTCTAAAATTATAACATTATTACAAGTCTAGTACTAATTAGACCTAACAACGATATTCAGCTTGATCCACCCCAATAAATGAACAAGATGGATAAGGCCTGCGACACCATAGTATTTTTCTTTGTCTCTTTATACTTTAATGAGGAAAGGATGTCAAGTCAATGTTGGCCCTCAGAGGAATAAGATTCCAAAGGGAACCATATGTGTCACACAAGCAATGCTTATTTTCATAATCAAACAACAATGGAGAGGATAACAAAACATATGTTGTTTGTCCCAAATATCACCCATTTTCTTGGCAATCTATACAAGAGTGTTTCAAAGTTTATGAACCAAAACAGAAACAGTACCGTGTCTACCATAGTACTATTAATTGAACCCAAAACACAACAACACCATCTCAGAAACAAGGGAGgttgaaagaagaagagaaaaatggcaCATACATGCTAATATTATGAAAAACAAATTCCAATTAAAAGAGTTCAAGgcagaattttttatttttttagtgtttttgCTGTTATAATTATTTGGTTTTCTTCCTATTTCTGTAGATTCAAAAACTTGTGCTTCATGTCTACAAATGTCAATAGAAGCTGCTTAAAGGTGCTTAGCCGAGAGGTGAACTCTCTCTGAATGTTGGGAAACTTTGAACTCATTTATCAATGACTTCCTTCCACCTCTTCTGAACTATCTTCATCTCCAACAAAACAGCTACTGCTGATAGGACATGAAATACACTATAATAACTAATCAAGCTATCAGTTCAATTTCAGAAGCAGAAGAAACTAGTAGAAAAATGAGCTCCCATATAGTAAATCTAATACTTTTACAAGAATAATAATTTATTTGCTAGTACAGAATCAATTCAATAGTGTACTTTATCATACAACTACAAGAAGAAGTAAAAAAACATCTCTTCAATTTCCTAGCTTTCAAAACCAAACTCGAGGAAAAATAAAGGCAAAGAGGGAAAAGGAGTAGAGAGGTTGAGCACACATTATAAGAACAGAAGGGACTCACATTAAGCGAAGGTGCGATTTACACCAGCATTCATCTTCAGTCTTGCATCGTCGGGATTGTTGTTTTTCAGACTCCCATCCAGTCCTCCAGAAGATTCGACATTTTTAGAGATTTCTGCCTTCAGCTTTTCATGCTTCTCTTTTAGGTCTGAAGAATCCAAGGCTGCTGTTAGGCTCAGCTTAATTTGTTGCTCCAAAGCTGCAATTCTTTTTTTGGCTTCTAGATTAGGTTTCTTTCCTGCCTTCACTATCTCCAACTTCAATAGCTCTATCTTGTGCTTCAGATCTGATGAGCCGATAACACTTTCAATCCCATGATTAATTTCTTCATTCAATTCTTCAATCTTGGATTTTACTTCTGAGGATGGACTGTGTTCTTCTAAATAAGTTGAGTTTGATTTAACAGCCTCAAGAGCCAAACCCAAGGATTTGAGAACATCTTCGAACTCAAACTCTATCTCCTTTCTGAGCTTCAAAATTTTCTCCTTCAAGTTGGAGTCCAATTCCTCAAATTTAGATACCCCAGAATTTTGAATTTCAGTCTTCAGTGCCCCAAACTTTTCCTTCATATCTTGTCTTTCCACGACCTCCTTAAATCTTTCATTGACTTCCTGCTTCATCATGGCAGCCTTGCTGTTCTTCTCTGCAATATTCTTTGCTTTCGATAATTCTTTCAACATGTCAAGCTTATTTTTCAGGCTTTCATAATTAGGAGATTTTGGCAGGTTCTGGTTGAACTCATCCCTAAGCTTATCAAGCTTACTTTTGAAAGCTGGATCCACAAGTTGGTCTTGTGAATTTACTTTCTGAAACTCCCCACGCAAAGCAGCAAACTtgtcctcaaaacccaaggctttAGCTGCCTCAGAAAATTCCTGATCAACATCCTTCTTCAGTTTCTCTATTGTCTCATTTAGACGCAACAACGGGGGTTCACTAGAAGATTCCTTAGCTCTCAAAATTTGTTGTTTCACTTTTTCAACCTCACCCTCCAAATCCACATGTAGAGTCTTCCCAAGAATTGGTTCCTCCTTCTTTTTCATGCTGACTTTCCTCTTTGGATCTATTGGGATTCCTTCTTGGAAGCCACCAATTTTTCGGAACTTAAGCATACGATGTTTCAATAGCTCTTGAGTGTTCATTTTTGTAAGCTCCTGTTTACAACCAAAAAGACTTCTAGATAAGCATATATAACTCCATCTATTCATTAAGAAGGTAATTAAATCTGAGTAACTCTGAGTGGCACTTACATCCATAGTTTCATTAATTGCAGCTTTTATCTGTTGCGAGGTCCAGTTGGAATCAGCATGTGCACCACCTAGTGGCTCCTGTTAGAGATAAAAGCTCTTCAGTGATAGCCAAATGATAAATAAAGAGTTCAAAATGGTTAATACTGACATGAAGCAGTAGTTATTGTACATGCACAACTCATTTAATGCTGTAGAGGAACCCTGTTATATTTGACACCCAAAACGCAATCTGTGCGTCAAATATAGAAGTCCTCCACATTAAAGAAAAGGACAGTCCCATGCGAGATCCGCACAATTATGCAAGGGGCTCCAATtgatgaaaaagtgcaattaaaataaatgataactaaatcaggaatttttttttaaaaaatggtgCTATAGAAGTTGTAAGGAGAGAAATAAATTAATGGAATTCATTAAGAAGAGGAATGAGGATATTTACAGGAATGATCCCATCTGCAATTTGCAGCTTGCACAATTCTGATGCAGTAATTTTCAACTTCTCAG
It encodes the following:
- the LOC133801180 gene encoding steroid 5-alpha-reductase DET2, which encodes MESDDQNLFHYSLIALYLIGPPTFVSLHFLQAPYGKHRRPGWGPTMPAPLAWFLMESPTLWLTFLLFPFGIHSSDPKSLLLISFFLLHYFNRTVFFPLRLLRQKNPGDFPVAIAATAFGFNLLNAYLQARSVSHYSDYDGDEWFWWRFFAGAVVFLAGMAINVASDRVLVRLKESGGGYKVPRGGWFERVSCPNYFGECVEWLGWAVMTWSWAGLGFFLYTCANLMPRARANHKWYLEKFGEDYPKSRKAVVPFLY
- the LOC133801179 gene encoding acetyl-coenzyme A carboxylase carboxyl transferase subunit alpha, chloroplastic — protein: MASVSHSPVAFTGKPASDLLRSSSNGVRGLPLRALGRTRLGTGRRSLTIVAAKLRKTKKHDYPWSQDPDPNVKGGVLTHLSHFKPLKEKPKPVTLEFEKPLVDLEKKIMDVRKMATETGLDFSDQIIMLENKYHQALKDLYTHLTPIQRVNIARHPNRPTFLDHVFNITEKFVELHGDRAGYDDPAIVTGIGTIDGKRYMFMGHQKGRNTKENIMRNFGMPTPHGYRKALRMMYYADHHGFPIVTFIDTPGAFADLKSEELGQGEAIAHNLRTMFGLKVPIISIVIGEGGSGGALAIGCANKLLMLENAVFYVASPEACAAILWKTAKASPKAAEKLKITASELCKLQIADGIIPEPLGGAHADSNWTSQQIKAAINETMDELTKMNTQELLKHRMLKFRKIGGFQEGIPIDPKRKVSMKKKEEPILGKTLHVDLEGEVEKVKQQILRAKESSSEPPLLRLNETIEKLKKDVDQEFSEAAKALGFEDKFAALRGEFQKVNSQDQLVDPAFKSKLDKLRDEFNQNLPKSPNYESLKNKLDMLKELSKAKNIAEKNSKAAMMKQEVNERFKEVVERQDMKEKFGALKTEIQNSGVSKFEELDSNLKEKILKLRKEIEFEFEDVLKSLGLALEAVKSNSTYLEEHSPSSEVKSKIEELNEEINHGIESVIGSSDLKHKIELLKLEIVKAGKKPNLEAKKRIAALEQQIKLSLTAALDSSDLKEKHEKLKAEISKNVESSGGLDGSLKNNNPDDARLKMNAGVNRTFA